A genomic segment from Danio aesculapii chromosome 17, fDanAes4.1, whole genome shotgun sequence encodes:
- the npy4r gene encoding neuropeptide Y receptor type 4: MPSAPFDMPLWQALLNSTLTHNQSNSSLFLLDVPCWQSSTMTLTLVLCYCLVLILGLLGNILLICIIMHQRDPPNVTSILIANLSVSDILVSVFCLPFTVVYTLMDHWIFGALLCRLMPFVQCVSVTVSVLSLVLIALERHQLILHPSGWKPSVPQAYIAVLTVWLLACVTSLPFLAFHLLTSEPYSLFPAPLSQLQVCLEVWPSQEHKLAYTTSLLLFQYCCPLLLMLLCYLRIFLRLQRRERMLERQCSRNREDEHRRVMHSKRINVMLATLVAAFAVCWLPLNAFNVVADWHQEVLPVCNHNLLFSLCHLLAMSSTCVNPIIYGFLNSNFRKDVASVVLHCHFQPLEDSYEHFPMSTMNTDVSRTSFRLRNNSV; encoded by the coding sequence ATGCCGTCGGCTCCCTTTGACATGCCGTTGTGGCAGGCGCTCCTAAACTCCACACTCACCCACAATCAAAGCAACAGTAGTCTGTTCCTGCTTGACGTCCCCTGCTGGCAATCCAGCACCATGACACTCACACTAGTGCTATGCTACTGCCTGGTGCTTATTTTGGGCTTGCTCGGTAACATCCTCctcatttgcattattatgcacCAGCGGGACCCTCCAAACGTCACTAGCATCCTCATTGCCAACCTGTCGGTCTCTGACATCCTAGTGAGCGTGTTCTGCCTTCCCTTCACTGTGGTTTACACGCTCATGGACCACTGGATTTTCGGTGCGCTGCTATGTCGCCTGATGCCATTTGTGCAGTGCGTGTCTGTCACAGTTTCGGTTCTGTCCCTAGTGTTGATTGCACTTGAAAGGCATCAGCTCATCCTGCACCCGTCTGGCTGGAAGCCGAGCGTCCCACAAGCATACATTGCCGTTTTGACTGTGTGGCTCTTGGCTTGCGTAACATCATTACCGTTCCTGGCGTTTCACTTGCTCACCAGCGAGCCGTACAGTCTGTTTCCAGCGCCGCTCAGTCAGCTGCAAGTATGTCTGGAAGTTTGGCCTTCTCAAGAGCACAAACTTGCCTACACCACCAGCCTGTTGCTATTCCAGTACTGCTGTCCTCTGCTCCTCATGCTACTCTGCTACCTTCGCATCTTCCTCCGGCTGCAGCGCAGAGAGCGCATGCTGGAGCGCCAGTGCAGCCGCAATAGAGAGGATGAACACAGGCGTGTGATGCACAGCAAACGCATAAATGTTATGCTTGCCACTTTGGTGGCTGCGTTTGCCGTGTGCTGGCTGCCTTTAAATGCCTTCAATGTGGTGGCAGACTGGCACCAGGAGGTGCTGCCCGTGTGCAACCACAATCTGCTGTTTTCACTCTGTCATCTGCTGGCCATGAGCTCCACCTGCGTCAATCCCATCATCTATGGATTCCTCAACAGCAACTTCCGCAAGGACGTGGCCTCCGTGGTGCTACACTGCCATTTTCAGCCACTAGAGGACAGCTACGAACACTTTCCAATGTCTACAATGAACACTGATGTGTCGCGGACATCTTTTAGACTCAGAAACAATTCTGTGTAA